A stretch of the Crocinitomicaceae bacterium genome encodes the following:
- a CDS encoding amidohydrolase → MENIQQRVHEIRDEIIAIRRHLHQHPELSFEEVHTSAYIQSKLREWGIPFQAGIAGTGVVGMIHANTSDDTCIALRADMDALPIFELNEVDYKSIYPGKMHACGHDVHTAILLGTAKVLQEYRHELKKSVKLIFQPGEEKLPGGAKLMIEAGVLENPKVEKIVALHVFPEMETGKVGLKSGMYMASCDELHITVYGKGGHAAMPKLNIDPVLIASKLVVALHELPAAHCPENTPCVLAIGRIEGLGATNVIPDYVTLQGTFRTMNEKWRIKAHELITETAKKITQASGASVDITIERGYPYLENDPDLTEQVRSVLKSTLGEHAVEDLPIRMTGEDFSFYAHKVPATFIRLGVRNEQRGIVHGVHNARFDIDENALSTGIVALLSIVDTNI, encoded by the coding sequence ATGGAAAATATACAACAACGCGTACACGAAATACGTGATGAAATAATTGCAATCCGGCGTCATCTTCATCAGCATCCTGAGCTTTCATTTGAAGAGGTGCATACATCGGCTTACATTCAGTCAAAACTGCGTGAATGGGGAATACCTTTTCAAGCCGGTATTGCGGGCACAGGTGTGGTAGGTATGATCCATGCAAACACATCAGATGATACTTGTATTGCCTTGCGTGCAGATATGGATGCTTTACCCATTTTTGAATTAAATGAAGTGGATTACAAATCAATCTATCCCGGTAAAATGCACGCCTGCGGACACGATGTACACACAGCTATTTTGTTAGGCACAGCAAAAGTATTACAAGAATACAGGCACGAATTAAAAAAATCAGTTAAACTCATTTTTCAACCCGGAGAAGAAAAATTACCCGGCGGTGCAAAATTGATGATTGAAGCCGGTGTATTGGAAAATCCAAAAGTTGAAAAAATAGTTGCCCTCCATGTTTTTCCTGAAATGGAAACCGGAAAAGTTGGACTTAAATCAGGCATGTACATGGCGTCTTGTGATGAACTCCACATTACGGTTTACGGTAAAGGCGGACATGCTGCCATGCCAAAGTTGAACATTGATCCGGTATTAATTGCCAGTAAACTAGTTGTGGCTTTGCATGAATTACCTGCAGCGCATTGCCCTGAAAACACCCCTTGCGTGCTGGCAATTGGCCGTATTGAAGGTCTGGGTGCAACCAATGTAATTCCTGATTACGTGACATTGCAAGGTACGTTTAGAACCATGAATGAAAAATGGAGAATCAAAGCCCATGAACTCATCACAGAAACAGCAAAAAAAATTACACAAGCATCCGGCGCATCTGTTGATATAACTATTGAACGCGGCTACCCTTATCTTGAAAATGATCCCGATCTCACTGAACAAGTAAGGTCTGTTTTAAAAAGCACCTTAGGTGAACATGCTGTTGAAGATTTACCCATTAGAATGACCGGTGAAGATTTCTCATTTTATGCACATAAAGTACCTGCAACCTTTATCCGGCTTGGGGTGCGGAATGAGCAACGCGGTATTGTTCACGGGGTGCATAATGCACGGTTTGATATTGATGAAAATGCGCTGAGCACTGGTATAGTTGCTTTGTTATCAATTGTTGACACAAATATTTAA
- the wecB gene encoding UDP-N-acetylglucosamine 2-epimerase (non-hydrolyzing), giving the protein MADSLTQKKILVIVGTRPNFIKVCRFKEVANHYENLEVRIVHTGQHYDQAMSSVFFEQFNTQPDFFLELNSSSPIVQIATAMQNLERLILNTFRPDLIIVPGDVNSTLAGALVANKMNIPLAHLESGLRSNDLTMPEEINRILTDRVSDYLFITEKSGAENIQLEKLKGKSFLIGNTMIDAINKFENEISNSNILSELKLQSDYILMTMHRPSNVDQKKDLKKIISLINYLGQKYQIVLPIHPRAKNNFNKFDLESELRQCQNLIITEPKGYFDFQALIKNCKFILTDSGGIQEEATYRHKPCLTLRPNTERPITIDIGTNILVKFTNTDIQKEIDKIESGDFKKGAIPHFWDGKSTERVFEIIMNEIFR; this is encoded by the coding sequence ATGGCGGATTCATTAACTCAAAAAAAAATTCTTGTTATTGTTGGAACAAGGCCAAATTTTATTAAAGTCTGTCGTTTTAAAGAAGTTGCAAACCACTATGAAAATTTAGAAGTAAGAATTGTACATACAGGTCAACATTATGATCAAGCTATGAGCAGCGTGTTTTTTGAGCAATTTAATACCCAACCTGATTTTTTTCTTGAATTAAATTCTTCTAGTCCAATAGTTCAAATCGCAACCGCAATGCAGAATCTCGAGCGTCTAATTTTAAATACTTTTAGACCTGACTTGATTATAGTTCCTGGAGATGTAAACTCTACTCTGGCTGGAGCATTAGTTGCAAATAAAATGAATATTCCTTTAGCTCATCTCGAAAGTGGACTACGATCTAACGACTTAACGATGCCTGAGGAAATAAATCGCATTTTAACGGACCGGGTCTCAGATTATCTATTCATTACCGAAAAATCTGGTGCAGAAAATATTCAACTTGAAAAATTAAAGGGCAAGTCCTTTCTAATCGGAAATACAATGATTGACGCGATTAATAAGTTTGAAAATGAAATTTCTAACTCAAATATTTTAAGTGAATTAAAGCTACAAAGTGACTATATTTTAATGACCATGCATAGACCTTCAAACGTGGATCAAAAAAAAGATTTAAAAAAAATAATCAGCCTAATTAATTACTTAGGTCAAAAATATCAAATTGTTCTTCCTATCCACCCACGTGCCAAGAACAACTTCAATAAATTTGATTTAGAGAGTGAACTGCGACAATGTCAGAATTTAATAATAACGGAACCAAAAGGATATTTTGATTTTCAGGCGTTGATTAAGAACTGCAAATTTATTTTAACGGATAGCGGCGGCATTCAAGAAGAAGCAACTTATAGACACAAACCTTGTTTAACGTTAAGACCAAATACTGAGCGCCCGATAACTATAGATATAGGGACAAATATTCTGGTCAAATTTACGAACACAGACATTCAAAAAGAAATCGATAAAATTGAAAGCGGTGATTTCAAAAAAGGTGCAATCCCTCACTTTTGGGACGGAAAATCTACCGAGCGTGTATTTGAGATTATAATGAATGAAATTTTTCGATGA
- a CDS encoding sulfite exporter TauE/SafE family protein — MTVQTIILLILIGLFAGSASGFIGIGGGVVIVPALVHLLGVTQHTAQGTSLLLMLPPIGILAVMNYYKAGQINWTYGIIIAVAFVIGAYYGSKLSLKLNANIVKLIFGIFMLYVAARMIYSSTKGGFKNEDGKYTTTRTRNT; from the coding sequence ATGACAGTACAAACAATTATTCTGCTTATTTTGATAGGTCTATTTGCAGGCTCAGCCAGCGGATTCATTGGAATTGGAGGCGGCGTAGTAATTGTGCCGGCGCTGGTTCATTTGTTAGGCGTTACGCAACACACTGCGCAAGGTACCAGTTTGCTTTTGATGTTGCCTCCTATTGGAATACTTGCCGTGATGAATTATTACAAAGCCGGGCAAATTAATTGGACTTATGGTATCATCATTGCCGTTGCTTTTGTGATTGGCGCGTACTACGGCTCAAAACTTTCTCTTAAACTCAATGCCAATATTGTCAAATTGATTTTTGGAATATTTATGCTCTACGTTGCAGCTCGCATGATTTATTCAAGTACAAAAGGTGGTTTCAAAAATGAAGATGGAAAATATACAACAACGCGTACACGAAATACGTGA
- a CDS encoding non-canonical purine NTP diphosphatase: MNLLFATQNKSKAIEIQMMMPGGFAVKSLQDVDCDDDIPETGKTLEENALIKVRYVYQKFGVDCFADDTGLEVDALNGKPGVLSARYAGEEKSAEANMNLILNQLKNTSNRNAKFRTVIALIVNGTEILFEGIVNGIILEEKSGQKGFGYDPIFKPNESTKTFAEMSLDEKNKISHRGRALAKLVSWLKTVN, translated from the coding sequence ATGAATCTCCTCTTCGCAACTCAAAATAAAAGCAAAGCCATCGAAATTCAAATGATGATGCCTGGAGGTTTCGCTGTCAAAAGCTTACAAGATGTTGATTGTGACGATGACATTCCGGAAACGGGAAAGACATTAGAGGAAAATGCGTTAATCAAAGTGCGATATGTGTACCAAAAATTTGGTGTCGATTGTTTTGCAGATGATACCGGATTGGAAGTTGATGCCTTGAATGGTAAGCCTGGCGTGCTCTCTGCACGTTACGCTGGAGAAGAAAAAAGTGCAGAGGCGAATATGAATCTGATTCTAAATCAACTTAAAAATACATCCAACCGCAACGCAAAATTTAGAACAGTAATTGCTCTCATTGTAAATGGAACAGAAATTTTATTTGAAGGAATTGTTAATGGAATAATTCTGGAAGAAAAATCTGGTCAAAAAGGTTTTGGATATGACCCGATTTTTAAACCAAACGAATCCACAAAGACTTTCGCTGAAATGTCACTGGATGAAAAAAATAAAATTTCTCACAGAGGCAGGGCATTGGCAAAACTTGTTTCGTGGTTGAAAACGGTAAACTGA
- a CDS encoding 4-hydroxy-3-methylbut-2-enyl diphosphate reductase, translated as MKTFEIPQYYRSPVISRVKAMRSAKDKLKKDFSPTLLNFGNSQIILARHFGFCYGVENAIEISYRAIHENPGKKIYLLSQMIHNPEVNADLIARGVQFLQDTKGNQIIPFNQLTADDIVIIPAFGTTREIEQELRSRGIQLEKYDTTCPFVQRVWKKSEKLGSDQYTVIIHGKDKHEETRATFSHTNEFAKALVIRDITEAKQLAEVILGTLNKDGFARIFTGRFTEGFDPAIDLNRIGVVNQTTMLASETQEISDYLQEIMVQKYGASEITNHFASTRDTLCYATNDNQSATLELLNQQADIAIVVGGYNSSNTSHLVELCETKFPTYFIQDEKELISENEIHHFDLHSKEMKTTSNFLVDNSVKNIIVTSGASCPDATVDRVIQKILTFTKANKSVDAVLAELM; from the coding sequence TTGAAAACTTTTGAAATTCCGCAATATTACCGTTCACCTGTTATAAGCAGAGTGAAAGCCATGCGCAGCGCCAAAGATAAATTGAAAAAGGACTTCTCTCCTACCTTACTCAACTTTGGCAATTCACAAATTATACTTGCAAGACATTTTGGATTCTGTTACGGGGTTGAAAACGCCATTGAAATATCTTATCGAGCCATTCATGAAAATCCGGGAAAAAAAATTTATTTGCTTAGCCAAATGATTCACAACCCGGAGGTGAATGCTGATTTGATTGCAAGAGGTGTACAATTTTTACAAGACACGAAGGGCAATCAAATTATTCCTTTTAACCAATTAACAGCAGATGATATTGTGATTATTCCGGCGTTTGGAACAACGCGAGAAATTGAACAAGAATTACGTTCACGCGGAATTCAATTGGAAAAATATGATACTACTTGCCCATTTGTACAACGAGTTTGGAAAAAATCAGAAAAATTAGGATCTGATCAATACACCGTAATCATTCATGGCAAAGATAAACATGAAGAAACACGCGCAACATTTTCTCACACCAATGAATTTGCCAAAGCGCTTGTCATTCGTGACATAACAGAAGCAAAACAATTGGCAGAAGTCATTCTTGGAACATTAAATAAAGATGGTTTTGCAAGAATATTTACCGGAAGATTTACGGAAGGATTTGACCCGGCAATTGATTTAAACCGCATTGGCGTAGTTAACCAAACCACGATGCTAGCCAGTGAAACGCAAGAAATTTCAGATTACTTGCAAGAAATTATGGTTCAGAAATATGGTGCCTCTGAAATAACAAATCATTTTGCAAGCACCCGTGACACCTTGTGTTATGCAACCAATGACAACCAGTCAGCCACGCTTGAATTACTGAATCAACAAGCAGATATTGCAATTGTAGTTGGAGGTTATAACAGCTCAAACACATCACATTTAGTAGAATTATGTGAGACTAAATTTCCAACCTACTTCATACAAGATGAAAAAGAATTAATATCAGAAAACGAAATTCACCATTTTGATCTTCACAGTAAAGAAATGAAAACCACATCAAATTTTCTGGTTGATAATAGCGTGAAAAACATCATTGTCACCAGCGGCGCATCCTGCCCTGACGCTACGGTTGATAGGGTTATTCAGAAAATACTCACGTTTACAAAAGCAAATAAATCTGTTGATGCAGTATTAGCAGAATTGATGTAA
- a CDS encoding oligosaccharide flippase family protein — MMFSQGDYGILEMISVLSTFAIVIFSLQIQEGVGRYYNELSSASEIRIYTSTVAYFVLSSFSGFFILTLVFANQLSSLISVNSELLVLAAASISLNGIFYFSQNQLTWKILPLKQMICALVYNLTTISLTILLVLKFKYGIESIFISQIIGAFIGISLGWFFTRQDFGIVFSPVVLKKLLHFSLPMLPNAIGIYVFLIIDRFCIEHFVGLEQLGLYSFSLKMASILSIVHLGMSTALAPLIYKHYKESDTPQKINSIFRYFSFLSFLAIAFIGIFSLQLTHFLAGRSGYENAIFYVPILLITLQFASLNQFFPGLIIAKKTKIISVISIGTGILNLAINLLLIPNIGILGACIAGIISTTLNLILIRHFASKEYYIPLSMSKVFFNVIVILLIAYSNIYYQLGWGIEVLLYVLFVIFTSMSFLNKHDLIRGGKLIKSWRNHK, encoded by the coding sequence ATGATGTTTTCTCAAGGTGATTATGGAATCCTTGAAATGATCAGTGTGCTTTCTACATTTGCTATTGTAATATTTAGTTTACAAATACAAGAAGGTGTTGGTCGCTACTATAATGAACTTTCAAGTGCATCAGAGATTAGAATTTACACTTCAACCGTCGCCTATTTTGTACTATCTTCCTTCAGTGGATTTTTCATTCTTACTCTTGTTTTTGCAAATCAACTAAGTTCCCTGATATCCGTTAATAGTGAGCTCTTAGTTCTTGCAGCAGCATCTATTTCACTGAATGGAATCTTTTATTTTTCACAAAACCAGTTGACATGGAAAATACTCCCTTTGAAACAAATGATTTGTGCCTTAGTTTACAATCTTACTACAATTTCATTAACCATACTTCTTGTATTAAAGTTCAAGTATGGTATTGAGAGTATTTTTATCAGCCAAATAATAGGTGCCTTTATTGGAATTTCCTTAGGCTGGTTTTTCACCCGTCAAGATTTTGGAATTGTATTTTCCCCTGTTGTCCTCAAAAAACTTCTGCACTTTTCCCTACCAATGCTACCGAATGCAATAGGGATTTATGTTTTTCTCATTATTGATAGATTTTGTATTGAACATTTTGTTGGTCTTGAACAATTAGGGTTGTACAGTTTTTCATTAAAAATGGCTTCTATCCTTAGCATTGTCCATCTCGGTATGTCAACAGCATTGGCTCCTCTGATATATAAGCACTATAAGGAGTCTGATACACCACAGAAAATTAATTCAATTTTTCGTTACTTTAGTTTTCTCTCATTTTTAGCAATTGCATTTATAGGTATTTTTTCTTTACAACTTACACACTTTCTTGCTGGAAGGTCAGGATACGAAAATGCAATATTTTATGTCCCAATTCTTCTTATAACACTTCAGTTTGCAAGTTTAAATCAATTTTTTCCCGGACTAATTATCGCAAAAAAAACCAAAATTATCAGCGTGATCTCTATCGGAACAGGAATACTCAATCTGGCAATTAACCTTTTGCTTATCCCGAATATTGGTATCTTAGGCGCTTGCATTGCAGGAATAATAAGTACCACACTTAATTTAATTCTCATTAGGCACTTTGCATCAAAAGAATATTATATTCCTCTTTCTATGTCTAAAGTATTTTTCAATGTTATTGTAATATTATTGATTGCCTATTCAAATATCTATTATCAGTTAGGATGGGGGATAGAGGTTTTACTCTATGTACTATTTGTTATATTTACATCCATGTCTTTTCTGAACAAACATGACCTAATTCGTGGCGGAAAATTAATTAAATCATGGAGGAACCACAAATGA
- the asnB gene encoding asparagine synthase (glutamine-hydrolyzing), whose product MCGIAGIVRFGGKVHTEEIQKMNHLLRHRGPDGEGIWINEQQTVGLGHRRLSIIDLSENAAQPMRFANRYSITYNGEIYNYKELREELIKTGQSFKSTGDTEVLLALYQKHGEKMLEKLDGMFAFAIWDEQEQKLFCARDRFGEKPFFYYQSNDAFYFASEMKALFGVGITAEIDLFMVSNFLVTDLVVNPAIETQTFYKNIKKLPKAQWIKVDYQGKLTTCKYYSVNRKIDNINLDTAKKILFDHLIKSVDNCMTSDVQIGSTLSGGIDSTIIHSLISESYLNHSENLKNKLFSARFNDQGFSENHFIDIVSKEIAGDYKSVFPTFELITHDLEKIFYHQEEPFWSASMLNHFAVMRLASESHISVLLEGQGADEILAGYPWHNRIYLQELHAKSDQSSELKGRLDLAGKIKKSSPRLHGLLHTLKVKLRHNKILRSRVHSPWSKILDKSFINCHGFDHFNYPIQKPILNDVLYADLNNYYIETLVRIGDRNSMAFSIETRLPFLNHHLVDFCFSLPAEFKINQGWQKFVLRKAFENKIPDAICWRKDKMGFAPPQQKWLEHPETVKLIDVAIQALQDIGWIRIKAKIPPAATWKILMLYSLYKFSKTDFSKC is encoded by the coding sequence ATGTGCGGAATAGCAGGCATTGTGAGATTTGGCGGAAAGGTTCATACTGAAGAAATTCAGAAAATGAATCATCTACTTCGTCACCGTGGACCAGATGGAGAAGGAATATGGATAAACGAGCAACAAACAGTTGGACTTGGACATCGCAGACTTTCAATTATAGATCTTTCAGAAAATGCCGCGCAACCTATGAGATTTGCAAACCGATATAGCATCACGTATAACGGTGAGATTTATAATTACAAAGAACTTAGAGAAGAACTCATTAAAACCGGCCAATCTTTTAAATCTACCGGTGATACAGAAGTTTTATTAGCACTCTATCAAAAGCATGGGGAAAAAATGCTAGAAAAACTGGATGGCATGTTTGCTTTTGCCATTTGGGATGAACAGGAACAGAAATTATTTTGCGCCCGAGATCGTTTTGGAGAAAAGCCATTTTTTTACTATCAGTCTAACGATGCGTTTTATTTTGCGTCTGAGATGAAGGCGTTGTTTGGGGTGGGTATCACGGCTGAAATTGATCTGTTCATGGTATCAAATTTTTTAGTGACTGATTTGGTTGTAAATCCAGCAATAGAAACGCAGACATTTTATAAAAACATTAAAAAACTCCCCAAAGCACAATGGATAAAAGTTGACTATCAAGGAAAATTAACTACGTGCAAATACTACAGTGTTAATCGCAAAATTGACAACATTAATCTGGATACTGCAAAAAAAATTCTTTTCGATCATCTAATAAAAAGTGTTGACAATTGTATGACCTCTGATGTTCAAATTGGATCAACATTGTCTGGTGGGATTGATAGTACCATTATTCACTCACTTATTAGTGAATCTTACCTTAATCACTCAGAAAACTTAAAAAATAAACTATTCTCGGCCAGGTTTAATGATCAGGGATTTTCCGAGAATCACTTCATCGATATCGTGAGTAAAGAAATAGCAGGAGATTACAAATCAGTTTTTCCGACATTTGAACTTATTACACATGATTTGGAAAAAATATTCTATCATCAAGAAGAACCCTTTTGGTCAGCAAGTATGCTAAACCATTTTGCAGTAATGAGATTAGCATCTGAATCCCACATATCTGTTCTTCTCGAAGGTCAAGGTGCAGACGAAATACTGGCAGGTTATCCATGGCACAACAGAATTTATTTGCAAGAATTACATGCCAAATCAGATCAGAGTTCTGAATTAAAAGGCAGATTGGATTTAGCCGGAAAAATAAAGAAAAGCAGTCCAAGGCTACATGGCTTGCTACACACTTTGAAAGTAAAATTGAGACACAATAAAATTCTGCGTTCTCGCGTGCATTCACCTTGGAGTAAAATATTGGATAAATCCTTTATCAATTGTCATGGATTTGATCACTTTAATTATCCAATTCAAAAACCAATTCTCAATGATGTATTATATGCAGATTTAAACAATTATTATATTGAGACGTTAGTTCGAATAGGTGACAGAAACTCAATGGCTTTCTCAATTGAAACAAGATTGCCCTTTCTGAATCATCATCTGGTTGATTTTTGTTTCAGTTTGCCTGCAGAATTTAAAATAAACCAAGGATGGCAAAAATTTGTTCTGCGTAAAGCTTTTGAAAACAAAATACCAGATGCAATCTGCTGGAGAAAAGACAAGATGGGTTTTGCTCCTCCGCAACAAAAGTGGTTAGAACATCCAGAAACCGTGAAACTAATTGATGTGGCTATTCAGGCATTACAAGATATTGGCTGGATAAGGATCAAAGCTAAAATTCCGCCTGCTGCAACTTGGAAAATTTTGATGCTATATAGTTTGTACAAATTCTCTAAAACAGATTTCTCCAAATGCTAA
- a CDS encoding glycosyltransferase family 4 protein: MENQKLKIVFVCGWYSSPFGYMANYLPRALAQKGCDVHIVTSTSQKFSTSADYKNTYETFLGPPYTDEGVYQENGVTIHRLPVTFFKTEVLPKKVFKTLRKIKPDVVHIFDIGSLLTFKLAVFSLFLKYKFINSNHIHYSVFPMFRSWKNMSWIKKTKWKLLHTLPGKFIYRQTYLSICPHEEGRELSILFFGFKRNKTLVKSLSVDTQVYHPISLRDKNELKMKYGFVENDFVLVYSGRFSEDKNPLVLAKAVEILNKNNSKIKGLFIGNGPQEDEIKSRESCVIHPFTNQETLSKLYAMSDVGVWPRQESTSMLDCLACGSPIIVNSTVEVKDRIEGNGLYFEIDNVNDLAIQIEKLYNSPELTKSFSEMGIKKIQDKYSWYKYADDYINLLNGNVNNQ, translated from the coding sequence ATGGAAAACCAAAAATTGAAAATTGTTTTCGTTTGTGGTTGGTACTCCAGTCCGTTCGGATATATGGCAAATTATCTTCCCAGGGCACTTGCTCAAAAAGGTTGTGATGTGCACATTGTTACAAGTACTTCCCAAAAATTCAGCACCTCTGCTGATTATAAAAACACTTATGAAACTTTCCTTGGTCCTCCATATACAGATGAAGGAGTGTACCAAGAAAATGGTGTAACAATTCACCGTCTTCCGGTCACATTTTTTAAAACTGAAGTTTTACCTAAAAAAGTATTTAAAACTCTAAGAAAAATCAAACCTGATGTCGTTCATATCTTTGACATAGGCTCACTACTTACGTTTAAATTAGCTGTCTTCAGCCTGTTTTTAAAATATAAATTTATCAACTCAAATCATATTCACTACTCCGTTTTTCCCATGTTTCGCTCATGGAAAAACATGAGTTGGATAAAAAAAACTAAATGGAAATTACTTCACACTTTACCCGGTAAATTTATTTATCGTCAAACTTATCTTTCAATCTGTCCACATGAAGAAGGGCGTGAATTAAGTATTCTATTCTTTGGGTTTAAAAGAAATAAAACACTTGTTAAAAGCCTTTCTGTTGATACGCAAGTGTATCACCCGATTTCTCTGCGTGATAAAAATGAACTAAAAATGAAGTATGGTTTTGTAGAAAACGACTTTGTTTTAGTTTACTCTGGACGATTCAGTGAGGATAAAAACCCTCTTGTATTGGCAAAGGCAGTTGAGATTTTAAACAAGAATAATTCAAAAATAAAAGGTTTGTTCATAGGCAACGGACCACAAGAAGATGAAATTAAATCTCGGGAAAGTTGCGTCATCCACCCATTTACAAATCAGGAAACTTTGTCAAAACTTTATGCCATGTCCGATGTTGGCGTATGGCCAAGACAAGAATCTACAAGCATGTTGGATTGTCTTGCTTGTGGATCACCAATCATCGTAAATAGTACAGTTGAGGTAAAGGATAGAATAGAAGGCAATGGACTCTACTTTGAAATTGACAACGTCAATGATTTAGCAATTCAAATTGAGAAATTATATAATAGCCCTGAATTAACTAAATCATTTTCTGAAATGGGCATAAAGAAAATTCAGGATAAGTATAGTTGGTACAAATATGCCGATGATTATATCAATTTATTAAACGGTAATGTGAATAATCAATGA